The Clostridium bornimense genome includes a region encoding these proteins:
- a CDS encoding LysM peptidoglycan-binding domain-containing protein, whose protein sequence is MQSRSSGNLSGIDISNWQGVVDYAKVKQSGIQVVYMKATEGNYYTDSYLNSNYNGAKAQGLLIGFYHFFRPSTESNAKSQAVYFVNALKGKTPDCRLALDLEVSGGLSRSELTSLAEVFLEEVKRLTNKEVVVYTYSHFAKTNINSSLNIYPLWIAEYGVMTPQNNGIWNSWIGFQYSSSGNVAGVNGNCDLNVFLNEILLDNTVSIPYESSNNQLESNSTAYTVQSGDTLSGIASKFGTTYQAIAALNGISNVNLIYPGQVLKIPNSSLSSNNKTYTVQSGDTLSEVAAKFGTTYQAIAALNGISNPNLIYPGQVLKIPSGSGNGTGTYTVQSGDTLSGIAAKFGTTYQAIAALNGISNPDLIYPGQVLKI, encoded by the coding sequence ATGCAAAGTAGAAGCTCAGGGAATTTAAGTGGAATTGATATAAGTAACTGGCAAGGCGTGGTTGATTATGCCAAAGTAAAGCAAAGTGGAATTCAAGTAGTTTATATGAAGGCAACGGAAGGAAACTACTATACTGATTCCTATTTAAATTCTAATTATAATGGAGCTAAGGCACAGGGGTTATTGATAGGGTTTTATCATTTCTTTAGACCATCTACAGAAAGTAATGCAAAAAGTCAAGCTGTATATTTTGTTAATGCATTAAAAGGTAAAACACCTGATTGTAGGTTAGCTTTAGACTTGGAAGTAAGTGGGGGGTTAAGTAGAAGTGAATTAACAAGTTTAGCAGAAGTATTTTTAGAAGAAGTAAAACGATTAACGAATAAAGAGGTGGTAGTATACACTTATAGTCATTTTGCTAAAACTAATATAAATTCTTCTTTAAATATATATCCACTTTGGATAGCTGAATATGGAGTAATGACTCCGCAAAATAATGGTATATGGAATAGTTGGATTGGATTTCAATACTCTTCTTCTGGCAATGTAGCTGGAGTAAATGGGAATTGTGATCTTAATGTATTTTTAAATGAAATTTTATTGGACAATACAGTATCAATTCCATACGAATCATCTAATAATCAATTAGAAAGTAATAGTACTGCATATACAGTACAAAGTGGAGATACTTTAAGTGGAATAGCATCAAAGTTTGGAACAACGTATCAAGCAATAGCTGCATTAAATGGTATATCTAATGTGAACTTGATTTATCCTGGTCAAGTTCTTAAAATTCCAAACTCTTCATTATCTAGCAATAATAAAACGTATACAGTACAAAGTGGAGATACCTTAAGTGAAGTAGCAGCAAAGTTTGGAACAACTTATCAAGCAATAGCTGCATTAAATGGTATATCAAATCCTAATTTGATATATCCAGGACAAGTGTTGAAAATTCCATCTGGCAGTGGTAATGGCACTGGAACCTATACAGTACAAAGTGGAGATACTTTAAGTGGAATAGCAGCAAAATTTGGAACAACTTATCAAGCAATAGCTGCATTAAATGGTATATCAAATCCTGATTTAATCTATCCAGGACAAGTATTAAAAATCTAA
- a CDS encoding SatD family protein: MSYIAMICDIKNSRSLNNRLEVQLQLIDVLKKCNEKFKDFIISPFIITIGDEWQGLLSEYTCCNDIIDFFKENLSDNIKFYTAIGYGKVSITNFELTVNQLDGEAFYLARKAIRYCKKHSLDLVALK, encoded by the coding sequence ATGTCATATATAGCTATGATTTGCGATATTAAAAATTCTAGAAGTCTAAACAATAGATTAGAAGTACAATTACAACTAATAGATGTGCTAAAAAAATGTAATGAAAAATTTAAGGACTTTATAATATCTCCATTTATAATAACTATTGGTGATGAATGGCAAGGATTACTAAGTGAATATACCTGTTGTAATGATATAATAGATTTTTTTAAAGAAAATTTATCAGATAATATTAAATTTTACACTGCTATAGGATATGGAAAAGTATCAATAACTAATTTTGAACTTACAGTGAATCAATTAGATGGAGAAGCTTTTTATCTAGCACGAAAAGCTATCCGATATTGTAAAAAACATAGTTTAGATTTAGTAGCTCTTAAGTAA
- a CDS encoding DUF3307 domain-containing protein has product MDVNLILLCILCHFLMDFIFQNNNILKLRFPNYRKKSTQILKSVKGNFYHALVHLVGTFFIVIFYSIYNNIEIPFVSLIIIIVCHFIIDFIKSLIIIYFSDLKDNLWIFLLDQISHICIISLVFIKSNSYINGFNNKSKILFIIIIFLLATYVAGIFIKILIKFISRSDKFYNDEVIINNAIRNSGAKNGGFIIGILERTFILVIMILNQPSIIGFVLAIKSVARFKKLEDENFAEYFIIGTFISFIIAIIGGRIIYLLLKSY; this is encoded by the coding sequence ATGGATGTTAATTTAATTTTGCTTTGTATTCTTTGTCATTTTCTAATGGATTTTATTTTTCAAAATAATAATATATTAAAGTTACGATTTCCTAATTATCGAAAAAAATCAACACAAATACTAAAGTCAGTAAAAGGTAATTTCTATCACGCATTGGTACATTTAGTAGGTACATTTTTTATAGTGATTTTCTATTCTATATACAATAATATAGAGATACCATTTGTTTCATTAATAATAATTATAGTATGTCATTTTATTATTGACTTTATCAAGTCATTAATAATAATATATTTTTCAGATTTAAAAGACAATTTGTGGATATTTCTACTTGATCAAATATCTCATATTTGTATAATCTCATTAGTGTTCATAAAAAGTAATAGCTATATAAATGGATTTAATAATAAAAGTAAGATACTTTTTATAATTATAATTTTTTTATTAGCTACATATGTTGCTGGTATATTTATAAAAATATTAATTAAGTTTATTAGTAGGTCGGATAAATTTTATAATGACGAAGTAATTATAAATAATGCAATAAGAAACTCTGGAGCTAAAAATGGTGGGTTTATAATAGGTATATTGGAGCGTACTTTTATATTAGTAATTATGATATTAAATCAGCCATCTATTATTGGATTTGTACTTGCTATTAAATCTGTAGCTAGGTTCAAAAAATTAGAAGACGAAAATTTTGCAGAGTATTTTATTATTGGTACTTTTATAAGTTTTATTATTGCCATAATAGGTGGAAGAATAATTTATTTATTACTTAAGAGCTACTAA
- a CDS encoding SatD family protein, translated as MSRLYSVINMDIMNSRNMKNRESMQNNIKVYLNSISKNYQSILVAPITMTLGDEWQIVLRDISESYNIFKEIQLFLIEHGIKCYGGLGIGAINTSISDDTREMDGEAFIFAREALEIAKSTTRFYNEYMSAKENRFYFKGIKPNFKKYNINNSLDEVALTIEYDEVSINDIINTLIENNEVLESKITIKQREIIKLYEKYGSYNSIVKEFKNTSKPSISQKLNSSNYFLVMHNRKLIKNLFRLYERELME; from the coding sequence ATGAGTAGATTATACAGTGTAATAAATATGGATATTATGAATTCAAGAAATATGAAAAATAGAGAAAGCATGCAGAATAATATAAAAGTTTATTTAAATTCAATAAGCAAAAATTATCAGTCGATATTAGTTGCACCAATAACTATGACACTTGGTGATGAATGGCAAATTGTTTTAAGAGATATAAGTGAAAGTTATAATATTTTTAAAGAAATTCAATTGTTTTTAATAGAACATGGTATAAAATGTTATGGTGGATTAGGAATAGGAGCTATAAATACTTCTATATCTGATGATACGAGAGAAATGGATGGAGAAGCTTTTATATTTGCAAGAGAAGCTTTAGAGATAGCTAAAAGTACTACTAGATTTTATAATGAATATATGAGTGCAAAAGAGAATAGATTTTATTTTAAAGGAATAAAGCCTAATTTCAAAAAATACAATATAAATAATTCATTGGATGAAGTAGCATTAACAATAGAATATGATGAAGTTTCTATAAATGACATAATAAATACTTTAATAGAAAATAATGAAGTTTTAGAAAGTAAGATAACTATTAAACAAAGAGAAATTATAAAGTTGTATGAAAAATATGGATCATATAATTCTATAGTAAAGGAATTTAAAAACACATCAAAACCTAGTATTTCTCAAAAACTTAATAGTTCAAATTATTTTCTTGTAATGCATAATCGTAAGTTAATAAAAAATTTATTTAGATTATATGAAAGAGAATTAATGGAGTAA
- a CDS encoding serine hydrolase gives MKICIKCNENFNEDYNFCPYCGEEIHNDSDNIDDTNQISIYDLMENEEKIQCSVEEIDPNNIEDNEEINESLDAKNSIKLINNDNIIIKMIKALNIKKIAALVVVLLLTTITVCVATILRTPTELGVQIKSINLQQYPNVQVELKKTTNKNLISKDNIAIYDSNKELHNFDIVETKDGWNITFTSDKTDTDVSTKEIKIENKKNTDDSVSKSYEINNDENKNVYVNVNTNNSLDSKDNIIDTEEYINLQASIKNIVTKNFSNITSNYSLAFKDLSQKSTLSINSEKTISASTIKIYIMIETFNQIKSGNINLDDTVILEESMKTDGSGMLSSKATGEKFTINELITLMMIKSDNTAANILIDKIGMESINNCIKNLGCKDTELNRKMMDATAIEKGVENYTSVDDLCLTLEKLYNKQCIDEYYDNLMLDIMKKNENHTKIPKLLPDTLSIANKSGEYTGVENDAAIITTDKGAYVLCITTSNGGSGSQIKTINNISKDIYNKFME, from the coding sequence GTGAAAATTTGTATTAAATGCAATGAAAATTTTAATGAAGACTATAATTTTTGTCCATATTGTGGTGAAGAGATACATAATGATTCAGATAATATTGATGATACTAATCAAATATCAATATATGACTTAATGGAAAATGAAGAAAAAATTCAATGTTCTGTAGAAGAAATTGATCCTAATAATATCGAAGATAATGAAGAGATTAATGAAAGTTTAGATGCTAAAAACAGTATAAAACTTATAAATAATGACAATATAATTATCAAGATGATAAAAGCCTTAAATATAAAAAAAATAGCTGCCTTAGTAGTAGTTTTATTATTAACTACTATTACTGTTTGTGTAGCAACTATTCTTCGTACCCCAACAGAACTAGGTGTTCAAATAAAAAGTATAAACCTGCAACAATATCCTAATGTACAAGTAGAATTAAAAAAGACTACAAATAAAAACTTAATATCAAAAGATAATATAGCTATATATGATTCAAATAAGGAACTACATAATTTTGATATTGTAGAAACTAAAGATGGTTGGAATATTACTTTCACTAGTGATAAAACTGATACTGATGTTAGTACAAAAGAAATCAAAATAGAAAATAAGAAAAATACTGACGATTCTGTATCTAAAAGTTATGAAATAAATAATGATGAAAATAAAAATGTATATGTAAATGTAAACACAAATAATTCTTTAGATTCTAAAGATAATATAATAGACACAGAAGAATATATCAACTTACAAGCTTCAATAAAAAACATTGTTACTAAAAACTTTAGTAACATAACTAGTAACTACTCATTAGCTTTTAAGGATTTATCTCAAAAAAGTACCCTTTCAATAAATAGTGAAAAAACTATCTCAGCTAGTACAATTAAAATATATATTATGATTGAAACATTTAATCAAATAAAATCAGGAAATATTAATCTAGATGATACTGTTATACTAGAAGAAAGTATGAAAACTGACGGTTCTGGAATGTTATCAAGTAAAGCAACTGGTGAAAAATTTACTATAAATGAATTAATAACTCTAATGATGATTAAAAGTGATAATACTGCAGCCAATATACTTATCGACAAAATAGGAATGGAAAGTATTAATAACTGCATAAAAAACTTAGGATGTAAAGATACAGAGTTAAATAGAAAAATGATGGATGCTACTGCAATTGAAAAAGGAGTTGAAAATTATACTTCAGTAGATGATTTGTGCTTAACTTTAGAGAAACTATATAACAAACAGTGTATTGATGAATATTATGATAATTTAATGTTAGATATAATGAAGAAAAATGAAAATCATACGAAAATTCCAAAATTATTACCTGACACTCTATCAATTGCAAATAAGTCTGGAGAATATACTGGAGTAGAAAATGATGCAGCAATTATTACTACAGATAAAGGTGCTTATGTACTTTGTATTACTACTAGTAACGGTGGTAGTGGATCACAAATAAAAACTATTAATAACATTTCTAAAGATATATACAATAAATTTATGGAGTAA
- a CDS encoding DUF4176 domain-containing protein, translated as MEDKLLPLGSVVDLIGTKEKIVIIGRGPIEKIDNIEQFFDYVGCLYPQGVNPNQQIVFNKEDINTVIFKGYSDAEEDRLNELYLEWIATLKIPKGSIHYNKASSY; from the coding sequence ATGGAAGATAAATTATTACCACTAGGTAGTGTAGTTGACTTAATTGGTACAAAGGAAAAGATAGTTATTATAGGGAGAGGACCTATAGAAAAGATTGATAATATTGAACAATTTTTTGATTATGTAGGATGTCTATACCCACAAGGAGTAAATCCAAATCAACAAATTGTTTTTAATAAAGAAGATATAAATACAGTAATATTTAAAGGTTATTCAGATGCTGAAGAAGATCGATTAAATGAGCTTTATTTAGAATGGATAGCCACTCTAAAAATACCAAAAGGTAGCATACACTATAATAAAGCATCTTCTTATTAG
- a CDS encoding flavin reductase family protein, whose amino-acid sequence MKDTFTFDLENMMDNLYRGGAFFTVGDKNKANTMTISWGSIGFMWKKPMFMALIRESRYSNEFLGKNKTYTVSIPHKGTMKEALKICGTKSGRDIDKEKEAGIKFIPSKIVETPIVEGCEKYYECRVVFKQEMDLSNIDEQIKINCYPENETKHILYFGEILTQY is encoded by the coding sequence ATGAAAGATACTTTTACTTTTGATTTAGAAAATATGATGGATAACTTATATAGAGGAGGAGCTTTTTTTACTGTTGGAGATAAGAATAAAGCTAATACGATGACTATAAGTTGGGGAAGCATCGGATTTATGTGGAAAAAACCTATGTTCATGGCACTTATAAGAGAATCAAGATATAGCAATGAATTTTTAGGGAAAAATAAAACATATACTGTAAGTATTCCTCATAAGGGGACAATGAAAGAAGCATTAAAGATATGTGGTACAAAGTCAGGAAGAGATATTGATAAAGAAAAAGAGGCAGGTATAAAATTTATCCCAAGTAAAATTGTTGAGACTCCAATCGTAGAAGGTTGTGAAAAATATTATGAATGTAGAGTAGTTTTTAAACAAGAGATGGATTTATCTAATATTGATGAACAGATCAAAATAAATTGTTACCCTGAAAATGAAACAAAGCATATTCTTTATTTCGGAGAGATTTTAACACAATATTAA
- a CDS encoding glycoside hydrolase family 9 protein — protein sequence MSGKLVGAGNLIKNSTFDGGVGLPWTTVETYPAHAEFDIEDGKYNITIITPPDENRSKDTRWAIQLRHRGLVLEQGHTYTVQFTVTATADCKVYPKVGQQAEPYLEYWNYHKNWETVEVKANVPTTITEEFTMTSSTDRTAEFTFHLVGDCLAATLPYTVSFDNIYLKDPLFNGYEPEIPEPTNGVRVNQVGYFPNLKKEAVLVSAENSPVSWRLLDANENIVYSGKTTVFGYDENSGDNVHLIDFSDYSKEGKDYKIVVDKSDESPAESMSFKISKDIYSSMKDDAIKYFYHNRSGIEIKMPYCGREDLARPAGHPHDVMVTFPGTWYPDNYSLDVTGGWYDAGDHGKYVVNAGVSTWTLLNQYERAKYAGEDLTKAPFGDNTMNIPESGNGKSDILDEAKWSLDFMLKMQVPDGYRYAGMVHHKGHDEFWTALGIRPDQDPQIRYLKPPSTAATLNLAAVAAQGARIYKDIDSNFSSKCLIAAEKAFDAAVKNPSIYAPEDDSIGGGAYNDSYVEDEFYWSAAELYITTGKDEYLSSIKSSKHYLDASTRLTAGTSEGLRGAFDWGNVETLGTLSLSLVPNGLSESEILQARNNIQKAADNFIDISKKEGYGIPLDASKLSDNIEGYPWGSNSFIMNEAIIMAYAYDFSDKKEIKYLNGIIKTMDYLLGCNPNVQCYVTGYGSNPLENPHHRFWAYQTDNTFPKAPCGCISGGPNSELQDPWVKGSGWKPGSRPAQKCFMDNIESWSTNEIAINWNSSFAWLTSYLDTNAETVSDPIIEVRYGDINGDGKVNSTDLLLMRKYIVGIIKSFDNENGFAAADVDGDKSITVLDYDKLNKFILGKISEFPVEN from the coding sequence ATGTCAGGGAAATTAGTAGGGGCAGGAAACCTTATAAAGAATAGTACCTTTGATGGAGGTGTAGGACTACCTTGGACTACTGTAGAAACTTATCCAGCTCATGCAGAATTTGATATAGAGGATGGAAAGTATAATATAACAATTATAACACCTCCAGATGAAAATAGAAGTAAAGATACTAGATGGGCAATTCAACTTCGTCATAGAGGACTTGTATTGGAGCAAGGTCACACTTATACTGTGCAATTTACTGTAACTGCTACAGCAGATTGTAAGGTATATCCTAAAGTTGGGCAACAAGCTGAACCATATCTTGAATATTGGAATTATCACAAGAATTGGGAAACTGTAGAAGTAAAAGCTAATGTACCAACAACGATAACTGAAGAATTTACAATGACATCATCAACTGATAGAACTGCAGAATTTACTTTCCATCTTGTAGGAGATTGTTTAGCAGCGACTCTTCCTTACACTGTATCTTTTGATAATATATATTTAAAAGATCCACTATTTAATGGATATGAGCCGGAAATACCAGAACCTACAAATGGGGTTCGTGTGAATCAAGTGGGATATTTCCCTAACTTGAAGAAAGAGGCTGTATTAGTTTCTGCTGAAAATAGTCCAGTAAGTTGGAGGCTATTAGATGCCAACGAAAATATAGTTTATAGTGGAAAAACTACAGTGTTTGGATATGATGAAAATTCAGGAGATAACGTTCATCTAATAGATTTTTCAGATTACTCTAAAGAAGGAAAGGATTATAAAATAGTAGTAGATAAGTCTGATGAAAGTCCAGCAGAAAGTATGTCATTCAAGATTTCAAAGGATATTTATTCAAGTATGAAAGATGATGCTATAAAATACTTCTATCATAATAGAAGTGGTATTGAGATAAAGATGCCTTATTGTGGTAGAGAAGATCTTGCAAGACCTGCAGGACATCCACATGATGTTATGGTTACTTTCCCTGGAACTTGGTATCCTGATAATTATAGTCTGGATGTAACAGGTGGTTGGTATGATGCTGGTGATCATGGTAAGTATGTAGTAAACGCTGGTGTATCAACTTGGACATTGTTAAATCAATATGAAAGGGCTAAATATGCTGGAGAGGATTTGACAAAGGCACCATTTGGAGATAATACTATGAATATTCCGGAAAGTGGTAATGGAAAATCTGACATTCTTGATGAAGCAAAATGGAGTCTAGATTTTATGCTAAAGATGCAAGTTCCGGATGGATACAGATATGCTGGTATGGTTCACCATAAAGGACATGATGAATTTTGGACTGCTCTTGGTATACGTCCTGATCAAGATCCACAAATTCGTTATCTTAAGCCACCAAGTACCGCAGCAACTTTAAATTTAGCAGCTGTTGCAGCTCAGGGTGCGCGTATCTATAAAGATATTGATAGTAATTTTTCATCTAAGTGTCTTATAGCTGCAGAAAAAGCATTTGATGCTGCTGTAAAAAATCCATCAATTTATGCACCAGAAGATGATAGTATTGGCGGTGGAGCTTATAATGATAGTTATGTAGAAGATGAGTTTTATTGGTCAGCGGCAGAATTGTATATCACTACTGGGAAAGATGAATATTTAAGTAGTATTAAGTCTTCTAAACATTATTTAGATGCGTCAACAAGATTAACAGCAGGGACTTCAGAAGGACTTCGTGGAGCTTTTGATTGGGGAAATGTGGAAACTCTTGGTACTCTTTCACTATCACTTGTACCAAACGGGCTATCAGAGTCAGAAATACTACAAGCAAGGAACAATATTCAAAAGGCTGCAGATAATTTCATTGATATATCTAAAAAAGAAGGATATGGTATTCCTTTAGATGCTAGTAAATTATCAGATAACATTGAAGGATATCCATGGGGATCAAATTCTTTTATAATGAATGAGGCAATTATCATGGCTTATGCTTATGATTTTAGTGACAAAAAGGAAATAAAATATCTTAATGGTATTATAAAGACAATGGATTATTTATTAGGATGTAATCCTAATGTTCAATGCTATGTAACTGGATATGGAAGCAATCCACTTGAAAATCCACATCATAGATTTTGGGCTTATCAAACAGATAATACTTTCCCTAAAGCGCCATGTGGATGTATATCTGGTGGCCCTAACTCTGAGCTTCAAGATCCATGGGTTAAAGGTTCAGGATGGAAACCAGGTAGTAGACCGGCACAAAAATGTTTTATGGATAATATCGAATCTTGGTCTACTAATGAGATAGCAATTAATTGGAACTCATCATTTGCATGGTTAACATCATATCTTGATACTAATGCTGAAACTGTAAGTGATCCTATTATAGAAGTTAGATATGGAGATATCAACGGTGATGGAAAGGTAAATTCAACAGATTTACTTTTGATGAGAAAATATATTGTAGGTATAATCAAGAGTTTTGATAATGAAAACGGATTTGCTGCTGCTGATGTTGATGGAGATAAGTCTATTACTGTTCTTGATTATGATAAATTAAATAAGTTCATTTTAGGTAAGATTTCAGAGTTCCCTGTTGAGAATTAA
- a CDS encoding glycoside hydrolase family 48 protein — MSEKIKKEYKDRFIDLWEKIHDEKNGYFKKFDVDGKSLKVPYHSIETLICEAPDYGHETTSEAFSYYIWLEAMYGKLTGDFDSFKDSWASTEAFIIPHGKGQNGIEAYNPSSPATLANEYPTPDKYPTKLQFGASVGQDPINYELKNAYGSSEMYGMHWLLDVDNWYGYGDDTAPVYINTFQRGPMESVWRTIPHPSIEEFKWGGQNGFLDLFTGDNSYAKQWRYTIAPDADARAIQATYWADAWAKEQGENVDEEVSKSSKMGDYLRYSMFDKYFKNIGVGSDSPSNTSQHYLLSWYYSWGGGLEANWAWKIGCSHNHFGYQNPMTAWILTNVDNFKPKSSNGVSDWKKSLERQLEFYQWLQSSEGAIAGGATNSYMTEDGSYQKYPSDLPTFYGMVYDWKPVYHDPPSNNWFGMQGWSMERVAEYLYETGDKKAMDIMKKWVEWIKSVVKLYENGDFEIPDRLEWSGNPDNWTGSYTGNPNLHVKVASYGKDLGITAAVAQTLLYYSAATKKYGTFDKDAKDLSKELLDRMWNLYQDDKGYSAEESKEDYSKFFETEVYVPSGWSGKMANGDEIKSGIKFLDIRSKYKNDPDFDKISDAYKNNEAPVFKYHRFWTEASIAIANGVYAILSEELEDTEILKGDINGDGSVNVLDYALLQQYLIGKDVNVSKENSDINDDGKINSTDLMLLRKLVLNIA, encoded by the coding sequence ATGTCAGAAAAAATAAAAAAAGAATATAAAGACCGTTTTATAGATCTGTGGGAAAAAATACACGATGAAAAAAATGGATATTTTAAAAAATTTGATGTAGATGGTAAATCATTAAAAGTTCCTTATCATTCAATAGAAACTTTAATATGTGAAGCACCTGACTATGGTCATGAAACTACTAGTGAAGCTTTTAGTTATTATATATGGCTTGAAGCTATGTATGGTAAGCTTACAGGAGATTTTGATAGTTTTAAAGATTCATGGGCATCAACTGAAGCATTTATAATTCCTCATGGCAAAGGGCAAAATGGTATTGAAGCTTATAATCCTAGTAGTCCTGCCACATTAGCAAATGAATATCCAACTCCAGATAAGTATCCTACTAAGCTACAATTCGGCGCCTCTGTTGGACAAGATCCTATTAATTATGAATTAAAGAACGCTTATGGATCTTCAGAAATGTATGGAATGCATTGGTTACTTGATGTAGATAATTGGTATGGCTATGGTGATGATACTGCTCCTGTCTATATAAATACTTTTCAAAGAGGACCAATGGAATCAGTATGGAGAACTATTCCGCATCCATCAATAGAAGAATTTAAATGGGGAGGGCAAAATGGTTTTTTAGACTTATTTACTGGTGATAATAGCTATGCAAAACAATGGAGATATACTATTGCTCCCGATGCTGATGCTCGTGCTATACAAGCCACTTATTGGGCAGATGCTTGGGCTAAGGAACAAGGAGAAAATGTAGATGAAGAGGTAAGTAAATCTTCTAAAATGGGTGATTATTTAAGATATTCTATGTTTGATAAATATTTTAAGAATATAGGAGTAGGTTCTGATTCACCTTCTAATACAAGTCAACATTATCTATTATCTTGGTATTATTCATGGGGTGGAGGACTAGAAGCAAATTGGGCATGGAAAATAGGTTGTAGTCACAATCACTTCGGATATCAAAACCCTATGACTGCATGGATATTAACAAATGTAGATAATTTTAAGCCAAAGTCATCTAATGGGGTATCAGATTGGAAAAAGAGTTTAGAGCGTCAATTAGAATTTTATCAATGGTTGCAATCAAGTGAAGGTGCTATTGCTGGAGGTGCTACTAATTCTTATATGACAGAAGATGGAAGTTATCAAAAATATCCTTCAGATTTGCCTACTTTTTATGGAATGGTCTATGATTGGAAGCCGGTTTATCATGATCCACCAAGTAATAACTGGTTTGGAATGCAAGGGTGGTCTATGGAACGTGTTGCTGAATATCTTTATGAAACTGGAGATAAAAAAGCAATGGATATTATGAAAAAGTGGGTAGAATGGATTAAATCTGTTGTAAAACTTTACGAGAATGGAGACTTTGAGATTCCGGATAGATTAGAGTGGTCAGGTAATCCAGATAATTGGACTGGTTCCTATACAGGAAATCCAAATCTTCATGTTAAGGTAGCGTCTTATGGAAAAGATCTTGGAATAACAGCAGCTGTAGCTCAAACTCTTTTATACTATAGTGCTGCTACTAAGAAATATGGAACTTTTGATAAAGATGCTAAAGATTTATCAAAAGAATTATTAGATCGTATGTGGAATTTATATCAAGATGATAAAGGATATTCAGCAGAAGAGAGCAAGGAAGATTATAGTAAATTCTTTGAAACAGAAGTTTATGTTCCATCAGGTTGGAGTGGAAAAATGGCTAATGGAGATGAGATTAAATCTGGAATTAAATTTTTAGATATTCGTTCAAAATATAAAAATGATCCTGATTTTGATAAAATCTCAGATGCTTATAAAAATAATGAAGCTCCAGTTTTTAAGTATCATCGTTTCTGGACAGAGGCTTCTATAGCTATTGCAAATGGAGTATATGCAATTTTATCTGAAGAATTAGAAGACACTGAAATCTTAAAAGGAGATATTAATGGTGACGGAAGTGTTAATGTCTTAGATTATGCATTATTACAACAGTATCTTATAGGCAAAGATGTTAATGTAAGTAAAGAAAATTCAGATATTAATGATGATGGTAAAATTAACAGTACGGATCTTATGCTCCTTAGAAAACTAGTTCTTAATATAGCATAA